The following coding sequences lie in one Vigna angularis mitochondrial DNA, complete sequence genomic window:
- the rps1 gene encoding ribosomal protein S1: MSIYLSRSFQRSNSSLFLCSGKALQSEVLRLGEEMFLVDAGPGTPRICMQDEPTGVPINRATRFENKVGSLDLVAGESLIKKKILERLFIDLVAGESLIKERAAARFNDLVGSTDVVAGEPLLLPRRFRQNLAWMELNKIWRRNTKVKGFLIKKVKGGYSVAIAGFITFISFRYHRRKKRLNNRFTIKSIHPTRKRTNIVVF; this comes from the coding sequence ATGAGCATCTATTTGAGTCGATCATTTCAAAGATCTAATTCCAGTTTATTCTTATGTAGTGGAAAGGCCTTACAATCTGAAGTTTTACGCTTAGGGGAAGAAATGTTCTTGGTGGATGCAGGACCTGGGACCCCCAGAATTTGTATGCAAGATGAGCCTACAGGAGTGCCAATCAACCGAGCCACCAGGTTTGAGAATAAGGTGGGATCCCTGGATCTAGTGGCCGGTGAATCACTGATCAAAAAGAAGATTTTGGAGAGATTATTCATCGATCTAGTGGCCGGCGAATCACTGATCAAAGAGCGAGCAGCCGCCAGGTTTAATGATTTGGTGGGATCCACAGATGTAGTGGCTGGTGAACCGCTTCTTCTTCCACGAAGATTCAGACAAAACCTAGCTTGGATGGAACTGAACAAGATTTGGCGAAGGAATACAAAGGTAAAAGGCTTTCTTATTAAGAAAGTCAAAGGAGGTTATTCAGTAGCCATCGCGGGTTTCATTACTTTTATTTCATTCCGTTATCACAGAAGGAAAAAGAGATTGAATAATCGATTCACCATTAAGAGCATTCACCCCACAAGGAAAAGGACGAATATTGTGGTGTTCTAA